The following proteins come from a genomic window of Clostridia bacterium:
- the pgeF gene encoding peptidoglycan editing factor PgeF, which yields MLRHLLADAWSWQSSGGVDFLALPLAVGSSSAYAYFSSRIGGVSEPPYDQLNLSWSVGDDAENVEMNRRRFAGALGLAVDAIIWLRQVHSDQAVIIDSLPFRYSYTYTGGEVLVGDALITDQEGTGLCTSHADCVPVYVVDPVRHVGAMIHAGWRGTVAGIVEKTLAAMAARWGSEPKDCIAAIGPSIGPCCYQVGAEVVSALAKNVPSPVKAFDKAAAKNQSSDRYSLDLKLIIAGILQFYGLEPDRIIQSRLCTSCLPEWFYSHRRDKGKTGRMAAVLVLGT from the coding sequence GGCTCAAGCTCAGCTTATGCTTATTTTTCCTCCCGTATAGGTGGGGTAAGTGAGCCTCCTTATGATCAGCTCAATTTGTCATGGTCGGTAGGCGATGACGCTGAGAATGTGGAAATGAACCGGCGGCGCTTCGCTGGTGCGCTGGGCCTAGCTGTGGATGCGATCATTTGGTTACGGCAGGTGCATAGTGACCAGGCGGTTATCATTGATTCTCTTCCCTTCCGATATTCTTACACCTATACCGGCGGTGAAGTTCTGGTCGGTGACGCGTTAATCACCGATCAGGAGGGAACCGGGCTGTGTACTAGCCATGCCGATTGTGTGCCTGTGTATGTAGTTGACCCTGTGCGGCATGTTGGCGCCATGATTCACGCCGGGTGGAGGGGAACAGTGGCTGGTATCGTTGAAAAGACCTTAGCAGCAATGGCAGCTCGTTGGGGATCGGAGCCTAAGGATTGCATTGCTGCCATTGGGCCTAGTATAGGTCCGTGCTGCTACCAGGTTGGAGCGGAAGTTGTAAGTGCTTTAGCCAAAAATGTACCTTCACCGGTTAAGGCGTTTGATAAGGCGGCAGCAAAGAATCAAAGCTCGGACAGATATTCCTTGGATCTAAAGCTGATTATTGCCGGGATACTGCAATTCTATGGACTTGAGCCCGACCGGATCATCCAGAGTAGGTTATGCACGTCTTGTTTGCCTGAGTGGTTTTATTCTCATCGACGGGATAAGGGAAAAACAGGGAGAATGGCGGCAGTTTTAGTTTTGGGCACTTAA